Proteins encoded within one genomic window of Nitrospinaceae bacterium:
- a CDS encoding acriflavine resistance protein B encodes MKWIEGSLKYGVTVAVGVTLIILFGTLSLFRIPVQLVPDISQPELTVTTEWPGASPEEVERDIIDEQEKHLKSLVGLVEMKSLSQTGRADVYLTFQTGADLQEILVRTSNALQQVTSYPEDVDQPRIKTVNVSDRPIAWFVLQPLPGMENEVNVYHYRDFAEDKIQSRFERVPGVSDSEVRGGSPLEVHVTFNPDALAERGLSVFALREALRQQNHNISGGDFDEGKRRYIIRTQGEFRSVEDIKNTILAQVNGRAIYTKDVAEVTVDYDELRDYVRHNGLAGIAVNARRQLGSNILTVMKDLKKVQAEMNENLLHPLGLHLVQTADKTEYITRSIDMVQLNLVVGGIFATLILLLFLRSLYSTMVIAIAIPISVIGSFLVITLMGRTINVIMLAGMAFAVGMVVDASIIVLENIYRHKQMGKPTRQAALDGASEVWGAILATTLTTLAVFVPILFIEEEVGQLFRDIAVAISAAVTLSMIVSILVIPPLSNKLLQYESEHPKSAASYLKKLFQNLFGVYAVAAKLRKVILSSLKTIFRSRKAQWTVVASLTLLPVIAAWVMVPKAEYLPEGEQNVIIGMMIPPQGYNIQEAHRLGNELEKIYRPYWEAMPGSAEEKKLKGPAVRNFLFIGSRGRLFTVVKAKDPKRSKDLIPVLKEELEKAPGMIVVTRQLSLLTGAFRGSRGIEINIMGPDLAKLTLITQNAFFKLKTLMPGAQIRPVPGMELGQPQIQIIPKWREVAEMDVNVSELGYSVSALADGVFADEVYLDPENLQVPYVPRDGIDLILKSRAQDVQKTQDIGKMVVYTRRGKTVPLTSVALLKETVSSEQIQHFERQRSITLEVVPPAAMPLEEGIDIVRQEIIQPLIDDGALTGGYSISLTGNADKLENTRKAISGNFILAIIITYLLLTVLFQHWGYPLIIMLSVPLAAVGGVFGLWFLNLFVLQPLDVLTMLGFIILIGVVVNNAILIIHQSLRNMREENMEPQQAILESVNTRIRPIFMSTLTSIFGLMPLVALPGAGSEIYRGIGIVILSGLFLSTLFTLFLIPCLMNLSTSKNFPKYG; translated from the coding sequence TCTCCCTGTTCCGCATTCCCGTCCAGCTGGTTCCGGATATCAGCCAGCCCGAACTAACCGTCACCACCGAATGGCCGGGCGCCAGCCCGGAAGAAGTCGAACGGGACATCATCGATGAGCAGGAAAAACACTTAAAATCGCTTGTGGGTCTGGTGGAGATGAAAAGCCTGTCTCAGACCGGCCGGGCGGACGTGTATCTCACGTTTCAAACGGGAGCGGATTTACAGGAAATTCTGGTTCGCACATCCAACGCCCTGCAACAGGTCACCTCATACCCGGAAGACGTGGATCAACCCAGAATCAAGACGGTGAACGTATCGGACCGCCCCATTGCCTGGTTCGTTCTGCAACCCCTGCCCGGAATGGAAAACGAAGTCAACGTTTACCATTACCGGGACTTCGCGGAGGATAAAATCCAATCCCGCTTCGAACGGGTGCCCGGCGTTTCAGACAGTGAAGTTCGCGGCGGCAGTCCCCTGGAGGTGCATGTCACATTCAATCCCGACGCACTGGCCGAACGGGGCTTGAGCGTTTTTGCCTTGCGGGAAGCCCTGCGCCAGCAAAACCACAATATCAGCGGCGGAGATTTTGATGAGGGCAAGCGCCGGTACATCATCCGCACCCAGGGAGAGTTCCGGTCCGTCGAAGACATCAAAAACACCATCCTCGCCCAGGTCAACGGACGCGCCATCTATACCAAAGATGTTGCCGAGGTGACGGTTGATTACGACGAGTTGAGAGACTACGTCCGTCATAACGGATTGGCGGGAATCGCCGTCAATGCCCGGAGGCAGCTGGGTTCAAATATCCTCACGGTCATGAAGGACCTGAAAAAGGTCCAGGCTGAAATGAACGAAAATTTGTTGCACCCCCTGGGCCTGCATCTGGTCCAGACCGCCGACAAAACCGAATACATCACGCGCTCCATCGACATGGTGCAACTCAATCTTGTGGTGGGGGGAATTTTCGCCACCCTCATTCTTCTGCTTTTTTTAAGAAGCTTATACAGCACGATGGTCATCGCCATCGCCATTCCCATCAGCGTGATCGGGTCGTTTCTGGTGATCACCCTGATGGGCCGGACCATCAATGTCATCATGCTTGCGGGGATGGCATTCGCCGTAGGAATGGTGGTCGATGCGTCGATCATTGTCCTGGAAAATATATACCGACACAAACAAATGGGAAAACCCACCCGCCAAGCGGCATTGGATGGCGCCAGCGAAGTCTGGGGCGCCATTTTGGCGACCACTCTCACCACCCTGGCGGTGTTTGTTCCCATTCTTTTTATTGAAGAGGAAGTCGGGCAATTATTCCGCGACATTGCCGTGGCCATCAGCGCCGCGGTGACCCTTTCCATGATCGTGAGTATCCTGGTCATCCCCCCCTTGAGCAATAAACTTCTGCAATACGAATCCGAACACCCTAAGAGTGCAGCGTCCTATTTAAAAAAACTGTTTCAAAACCTTTTTGGAGTGTATGCGGTTGCGGCTAAATTGAGAAAAGTCATTCTTTCTTCGTTAAAAACCATTTTTCGTTCACGAAAAGCGCAATGGACCGTGGTCGCCTCGTTGACCCTCCTGCCCGTTATAGCGGCATGGGTCATGGTTCCCAAAGCGGAATACCTGCCCGAAGGAGAACAGAACGTCATCATCGGGATGATGATCCCCCCGCAGGGCTATAACATCCAGGAAGCCCACAGGCTGGGAAACGAACTGGAAAAAATTTACCGGCCTTATTGGGAGGCGATGCCGGGAAGCGCGGAAGAAAAAAAATTAAAAGGACCCGCGGTACGGAATTTTCTGTTTATCGGCAGCCGGGGCCGGTTGTTCACTGTCGTCAAGGCCAAGGACCCTAAAAGATCAAAAGATCTCATTCCCGTTCTCAAGGAAGAACTGGAAAAGGCGCCCGGAATGATCGTGGTCACCCGCCAGCTTTCGTTACTCACCGGGGCATTCCGCGGTTCCCGGGGGATCGAGATCAATATCATGGGGCCCGATTTGGCGAAACTGACGTTGATCACGCAGAACGCGTTTTTCAAGCTCAAAACCTTGATGCCCGGCGCGCAGATCCGCCCCGTTCCAGGGATGGAACTCGGTCAGCCGCAAATTCAGATCATCCCCAAGTGGCGGGAAGTGGCGGAAATGGACGTGAATGTTTCTGAACTTGGCTATTCCGTTTCGGCCCTGGCGGACGGGGTGTTTGCCGATGAAGTCTACCTCGACCCCGAGAACCTTCAGGTCCCCTATGTACCGAGGGATGGAATCGACCTGATCCTGAAAAGCCGGGCGCAGGATGTGCAAAAAACTCAGGACATCGGCAAAATGGTGGTTTACACCCGAAGAGGAAAAACCGTGCCGTTGACCAGTGTGGCCCTGCTCAAGGAAACGGTCAGCTCCGAACAGATCCAGCATTTTGAAAGGCAGCGGTCGATCACGCTTGAGGTGGTGCCGCCTGCGGCAATGCCGCTGGAAGAAGGCATCGACATTGTTCGCCAGGAAATCATTCAGCCTCTCATCGACGACGGCGCCTTGACCGGGGGCTATTCCATCAGCCTGACCGGAAACGCCGATAAACTGGAGAATACCCGAAAGGCGATCTCGGGGAATTTTATCCTGGCGATCATCATCACCTATCTTTTGCTCACCGTACTTTTTCAACACTGGGGATACCCTTTGATCATCATGCTGAGCGTTCCCCTGGCGGCGGTGGGAGGCGTGTTCGGTCTGTGGTTCCTGAATCTCTTCGTCCTTCAGCCGCTGGATGTACTGACGATGCTGGGGTTCATCATTCTAATCGGGGTGGTGGTCAATAATGCGATTTTGATCATCCACCAGAGTTTAAGGAATATGCGCGAAGAAAATATGGAACCCCAGCAGGCGATTCTGGAGAGCGTCAACACGCGTATCCGTCCGATTTTCATGAGCACCCTGACCAGTATTTTCGGCCTGATGCCGCTGGTGGCCCTGCCGGGCGCCGGCAGTGAAATTTACCGGGGCATCGGCATCGTGATACTATCCGGGTTATTCTTAAGCACCCTGTTCACTCTTTTTCTCATTCCTTGTCTAATGAACCTCAGCACCAGTAAAAATTTTCCGAAATATGGATAA